The Cystobacter fuscus DSM 2262 genome includes a window with the following:
- a CDS encoding glycogen/starch/alpha-glucan phosphorylase, with the protein MSNASPILTPTTPASPDTAQESSRTGLDPHSVHRGFLEHVRYSRGKNPENATAHDHFMALALAVRDRLANRWVRTARTYYEQDVKRAYYLSAEYLLGRALGNNLLNIGMYEAAAQAMREVGVDLSALVEMEPDAGLGNGGLGRLAACFLDSLATLGYPGMGYGIRYEFGIFTQDIVEGYQVERADEWLKFGNPWEIVRPEKAVPVRFYGHVEHYHGADGKPVARWVGGKTVIGVPYDTPIAGYGNNTVNTLRLWQARASEEFDLKLFNAGDYERSVVEKNDSEVISKVLYPNDAFQAGKELRLKQQYFFVACSIADIVRRYLKNHSDFRDFPKKVAIQLNDTHPAIGVAELMRVLVDEKRLGWEEAAAITQATFGYTNHTLLAEAMEKWPASLFERLLPRHLEIIYEINQRFLRQVQIRYPFDTERIRRMSLVEEGPEKKIRMAHLAVVGSHSINGVAELHTNLLRRDVLPEFAEMYPERFNNKTNGVTPRRWLLWSNPRLAKLITSRIGEGWVTDLDQLRKLEPHADDAAFRQAFAEVKRQNKVDLSRHLNELCGVDLNPDAIFDVQIKRLHEYKRQLLDAVHIVSLWMKARRDPSTIIAPRVFLFGAKAAPGYVEAKLIIRLINGIAEVVNSDAGTTGLQVLFIPNYRVSLAERIIPAADVSEQISTAGWEASGTGNMKFMLNGALTLGTLDGANVEIRQAVGDDNFFLFGLTADEVIARKRAGYRPREEYERNVELREALDLIGSGFFSPEDKNLFRPLVNSLLEEDRYLVLADFGSYAAKQQEVARAYKDTERWTRMAIHNVAHGGIFSSDRTIKQYAEEIWRVKRIDVKP; encoded by the coding sequence ATGTCGAACGCCTCACCCATCCTCACCCCGACAACCCCCGCCTCGCCCGATACGGCGCAGGAGTCCAGCCGCACCGGGCTGGATCCCCACAGCGTGCACCGTGGCTTCCTCGAGCACGTGCGCTACTCGCGCGGCAAGAACCCGGAAAACGCCACCGCGCACGATCACTTCATGGCCCTGGCACTGGCGGTGCGTGACCGGCTCGCCAACCGGTGGGTGCGCACGGCGCGCACCTACTACGAGCAGGACGTCAAGCGCGCGTACTACCTGTCCGCGGAGTACCTGCTGGGCCGCGCCCTGGGCAACAACCTGCTCAACATCGGCATGTACGAGGCCGCCGCGCAGGCCATGCGCGAGGTGGGCGTGGACCTGAGCGCGCTCGTGGAGATGGAGCCGGACGCGGGGCTCGGCAACGGCGGCCTCGGACGGCTGGCGGCCTGCTTCCTCGACTCGCTCGCCACGCTGGGCTACCCCGGCATGGGCTATGGCATCCGCTACGAGTTCGGCATCTTCACCCAGGACATCGTGGAGGGCTACCAGGTCGAGCGCGCCGACGAGTGGCTGAAGTTCGGCAACCCCTGGGAGATCGTCCGGCCGGAGAAGGCGGTGCCGGTGCGCTTCTACGGGCACGTGGAGCACTACCACGGCGCGGACGGCAAGCCCGTGGCGCGCTGGGTGGGCGGCAAGACGGTCATCGGCGTGCCCTACGACACGCCCATCGCCGGCTACGGCAACAACACCGTCAACACCCTGCGGCTGTGGCAGGCGCGCGCCAGCGAGGAGTTCGACCTCAAGCTCTTCAACGCCGGTGACTACGAGCGCTCGGTGGTGGAGAAGAACGACTCGGAAGTCATCTCCAAGGTGCTCTACCCCAACGATGCCTTCCAGGCCGGCAAGGAGCTGCGCCTCAAGCAGCAGTACTTCTTCGTCGCCTGCTCCATCGCGGACATCGTCCGGCGCTACCTCAAGAACCACTCGGACTTCCGCGACTTCCCCAAGAAGGTCGCCATCCAGCTCAACGACACCCACCCGGCCATCGGCGTGGCCGAGCTGATGCGCGTGCTCGTGGACGAGAAGCGCCTGGGCTGGGAAGAGGCGGCCGCCATCACCCAGGCCACCTTCGGCTACACCAACCACACGCTCCTGGCCGAGGCCATGGAGAAGTGGCCGGCCTCGCTCTTCGAGCGCCTGTTGCCGCGCCACCTGGAAATCATCTACGAAATCAACCAGCGCTTCCTGCGCCAGGTGCAGATCCGCTACCCCTTCGACACCGAGCGCATCCGCCGCATGAGCCTCGTGGAGGAAGGCCCGGAGAAGAAGATCCGCATGGCGCACCTGGCCGTGGTGGGCAGCCACAGCATCAACGGCGTGGCGGAGCTGCACACCAACCTGCTGCGGCGTGACGTGCTGCCCGAGTTCGCGGAGATGTACCCCGAGCGCTTCAACAACAAGACCAACGGCGTGACGCCGCGCCGCTGGCTCTTGTGGAGCAACCCCCGCCTGGCCAAACTCATCACCAGCCGCATCGGGGAGGGCTGGGTCACGGACCTGGATCAGCTGCGCAAGCTCGAGCCGCACGCCGACGACGCGGCGTTCCGCCAGGCCTTCGCCGAGGTGAAGCGGCAGAACAAGGTGGACCTGTCGCGCCACCTCAACGAGCTGTGCGGAGTGGACCTCAACCCGGACGCCATCTTCGACGTGCAGATCAAACGTCTGCACGAGTACAAGCGGCAACTGCTCGACGCGGTGCACATCGTGTCGCTGTGGATGAAGGCGCGGCGCGACCCGAGCACCATCATCGCCCCGCGCGTGTTCCTCTTCGGCGCCAAGGCGGCCCCGGGCTACGTGGAGGCCAAGCTCATCATCCGCCTCATCAACGGCATCGCCGAGGTGGTCAACAGCGACGCGGGCACCACGGGCCTGCAGGTGCTGTTCATCCCCAACTACCGGGTGAGCCTCGCCGAGCGCATCATCCCGGCGGCGGACGTGTCCGAGCAGATCTCCACCGCGGGCTGGGAGGCGTCGGGCACGGGCAACATGAAGTTCATGCTCAACGGCGCGCTCACCCTGGGCACGCTGGACGGCGCGAACGTGGAGATCCGCCAGGCGGTGGGCGACGACAACTTCTTCCTCTTCGGCCTCACCGCCGACGAGGTGATTGCCCGCAAGCGCGCCGGCTACCGGCCGCGGGAAGAGTACGAGCGCAACGTGGAGCTGCGCGAGGCGCTGGATCTCATCGGCTCGGGCTTCTTCTCCCCCGAGGACAAGAACCTCTTCCGGCCGCTGGTGAACAGCCTGCTCGAGGAGGACCGCTACCTCGTGCTGGCCGACTTCGGCTCGTACGCGGCCAAGCAGCAGGAAGTGGCGCGCGCCTACAAGGACACCGAGCGCTGGACGCGCATGGCCATCCACAACGTGGCGCACGGCGGCATCTTCTCCTCGGACCGCACCATCAAGCAGTACGCCGAGGAGATCTGGCGGGTGAAGCGCATCGACGTGAAGCCCTGA
- a CDS encoding class I SAM-dependent methyltransferase, translated as MPSISDFIQTAEEIRKGLNELSDELQHGLPERLARFPRDPALRAVMQQEQQDILRQRVPIVTGWLDRHYARLSALDAAMKEDERESAMEHHRAAVQPFFLQCPLIRRCVDKPLGYPGDYVMVDMLFGTEEHGVSTMARILSHYALNVGPAQAHRARVPWIIGHLNKKEEELGRPLRILSFACGPEHALREHTTMGGTGQFTLCDFDPAPLDFCRRQFEKLARMPRGGIPAPDVRFIQVSTYQLLRYRDTLEKLRHPDGPMDVVVAAGILDYLKENVISRFLDMMSSQLAPGGLMLLTNLHSNNPWRAVMEYVCDWNVIHRDKEHFQSICEGAPERGMKTVETITDSTDTNIFWAGQKR; from the coding sequence ATGCCCTCTATTTCCGACTTCATCCAAACCGCCGAGGAGATCCGCAAGGGACTCAACGAGCTGAGCGACGAACTCCAGCATGGGCTGCCCGAGCGCCTCGCCCGGTTTCCGAGAGACCCCGCGCTGCGCGCGGTCATGCAGCAGGAGCAGCAGGACATCCTGCGCCAGCGCGTCCCCATCGTGACCGGCTGGCTGGATCGCCACTACGCCCGGCTCAGCGCGCTGGATGCCGCGATGAAGGAGGATGAGAGGGAAAGCGCGATGGAGCACCACCGCGCCGCCGTCCAGCCGTTCTTCCTCCAATGCCCCCTCATTCGCCGCTGCGTGGACAAGCCCCTCGGCTATCCCGGTGACTACGTGATGGTGGACATGCTCTTCGGCACCGAGGAGCACGGGGTGTCCACCATGGCGCGCATCCTGTCGCACTACGCGCTCAACGTCGGACCGGCCCAAGCCCACCGCGCGCGCGTTCCGTGGATCATCGGCCACCTGAACAAGAAGGAGGAGGAGCTGGGCCGGCCCCTGCGCATCCTGTCCTTCGCCTGTGGCCCCGAGCACGCCCTGCGCGAGCACACCACCATGGGAGGCACGGGCCAGTTCACGCTGTGCGACTTCGATCCCGCCCCCCTGGACTTCTGCCGCCGGCAATTCGAGAAGCTCGCTCGCATGCCCCGGGGGGGAATCCCCGCCCCCGACGTGCGCTTCATCCAAGTCTCCACCTACCAGCTGCTGCGCTACCGGGACACCCTGGAGAAGCTGCGCCATCCGGACGGGCCCATGGACGTGGTGGTCGCCGCGGGCATCCTCGACTACCTCAAGGAGAACGTCATCTCCCGCTTCCTGGACATGATGAGTTCCCAGCTCGCCCCGGGCGGCTTGATGCTGCTCACCAACCTGCACAGCAACAATCCCTGGCGCGCGGTCATGGAGTACGTGTGTGACTGGAACGTCATCCACCGCGACAAGGAGCACTTCCAGTCCATCTGCGAGGGAGCGCCCGAGCGGGGGATGAAGACCGTCGAGACCATCACCGACAGCACGGACACCAACATCTTCTGGGCGGGACAGAAGCGCTGA
- a CDS encoding DUF444 family protein: MSLRIHQDHSRFKQIVRGKIKSNLRKYVQKGEMIGKKGKDTISIPIPFIDIPHFKYGHKEQGGVGQGDGEVGQQLSPGAVQPGDGHQAGQGEGDHSLEVDVTLDELAQILGEELRLPNIERRQNEKIVTQKIKYTGVNTTGPESLRHFKRTYKQALRRQIAMGTYDPARPVIIPTREDRRYRSYKLQELPETNAVIIYMMDVSGSMGDEQKEIVRIESFWLDTWLRHQYKGLEARYIIHDAVAREVDRDTFFHTRESGGTMISSAYKLCRDIIKSDYPKSAWNIYPFHFSDGDNWSADDTRQCIEMLREDILPGVNQFAYGQVESPYGSGQFIKDLREAVGDSTNVALSEIADKDAIYASIKDFLGKGR, translated from the coding sequence GTGTCTTTGCGCATCCACCAGGACCACTCACGCTTCAAACAGATCGTCCGCGGGAAGATCAAATCCAACCTGCGCAAGTACGTGCAGAAGGGGGAGATGATCGGCAAGAAGGGCAAGGACACGATCTCCATCCCCATTCCCTTCATCGACATCCCCCACTTCAAGTACGGCCACAAGGAGCAGGGGGGCGTCGGGCAGGGGGATGGCGAAGTGGGGCAGCAGCTCTCCCCGGGCGCGGTGCAGCCCGGGGACGGGCACCAGGCCGGCCAGGGCGAGGGCGACCACTCGCTCGAGGTCGACGTCACGCTCGACGAGCTGGCGCAGATATTGGGCGAGGAGCTGCGCCTGCCCAACATCGAGCGGCGGCAGAACGAGAAGATCGTCACCCAGAAGATCAAGTACACCGGCGTCAACACCACCGGCCCCGAGTCGCTGCGCCACTTCAAGCGCACCTACAAGCAGGCCCTGCGGCGGCAGATCGCCATGGGCACGTATGACCCGGCCCGGCCCGTCATCATCCCCACGCGCGAGGACCGGCGCTACCGCAGCTACAAGCTCCAGGAGCTGCCGGAAACGAACGCCGTCATCATCTACATGATGGACGTGTCCGGCTCCATGGGCGACGAGCAGAAGGAGATCGTCCGCATCGAGAGCTTCTGGCTCGATACGTGGCTGCGCCACCAGTACAAGGGCCTGGAGGCGCGCTACATCATCCACGACGCCGTGGCGCGCGAGGTGGACCGCGACACCTTCTTCCACACCCGCGAGTCCGGCGGCACGATGATCTCCAGCGCCTACAAGCTGTGCCGGGACATCATCAAGTCGGACTACCCCAAGAGCGCGTGGAACATCTATCCCTTCCACTTCTCGGACGGGGACAACTGGAGCGCGGATGACACGCGCCAGTGCATCGAGATGCTCCGCGAGGACATCCTGCCCGGGGTGAACCAGTTCGCCTACGGCCAGGTGGAGAGCCCCTACGGCAGCGGCCAGTTCATCAAGGACTTGCGCGAGGCCGTGGGGGACTCCACCAACGTCGCCCTGAGCGAGATCGCCGACAAGGACGCCATCTACGCCTCCATCAAGGACTTCCTCGGCAAGGGCCGCTAA
- a CDS encoding peptidoglycan DD-metalloendopeptidase family protein, giving the protein MRLASVVLCLGVLFAAPLVEAAPTTYSVRNRRIEPNQPLAVALQEAGLPPEQVSVVIAALEGVFDFRKSRVGDQFRLVLREGELDFFDYRQSAVDEWQVRRDGERFVGSKRAIEVEKQVTVVALEVSSSLYEAALAAGEDPLIGMVLADVFAWDIDFYRDVRRGDRARAVVEKFVSKGRFLRYGEVLAASYQGESVGSKRVFRYELPDGKPSFFQEDGASARKAFLKSPLKYAHVTSTFGSRFHPVLQYVKAHNGVDYAASVGTPVWAVADGTVTVAANTGAGGNTVCLRHNNGFETCYLHLSRFGQGVRAGARVSQKQVIALSGNTGRSTGPHLHYALKRSGHYVNPLNQNFPRTEPLPKGLLADFRAKVAPLAQQLDAVSVAQASAGN; this is encoded by the coding sequence ATGAGACTCGCCTCCGTCGTCCTGTGCCTGGGTGTGCTGTTCGCCGCGCCCCTCGTCGAAGCCGCCCCCACCACCTACAGCGTGCGCAACCGCCGCATCGAGCCCAACCAGCCGCTCGCGGTGGCCCTGCAGGAGGCGGGACTGCCGCCGGAGCAGGTGAGCGTGGTCATCGCCGCGCTGGAGGGCGTGTTCGACTTCCGCAAGTCGCGCGTGGGCGATCAGTTCCGCCTGGTGCTGCGCGAGGGCGAGCTGGACTTCTTCGACTACCGCCAGAGCGCGGTGGACGAGTGGCAGGTGCGCCGGGATGGGGAGCGCTTCGTGGGCAGCAAGCGCGCCATCGAGGTGGAGAAGCAGGTGACGGTGGTGGCGCTGGAGGTCAGCTCCTCGCTCTACGAGGCGGCGCTGGCGGCGGGGGAGGATCCGCTCATCGGCATGGTGCTGGCGGACGTGTTCGCCTGGGACATCGACTTCTACCGGGACGTGCGCCGGGGGGACCGGGCGCGCGCGGTGGTGGAGAAGTTCGTCTCCAAGGGCCGCTTCCTGCGCTACGGCGAGGTGCTGGCGGCGAGCTACCAGGGGGAGTCGGTGGGGAGCAAGCGCGTCTTCCGCTACGAACTGCCGGACGGCAAGCCGAGCTTCTTCCAGGAGGACGGCGCGAGCGCGCGCAAGGCCTTCCTCAAGAGCCCGCTCAAGTACGCCCACGTGACGAGCACCTTCGGCAGCCGCTTCCACCCGGTGCTCCAGTACGTGAAGGCCCACAACGGCGTGGACTACGCGGCGAGCGTGGGCACGCCCGTGTGGGCCGTGGCCGATGGCACCGTCACCGTGGCGGCCAACACGGGCGCCGGCGGCAACACCGTGTGCCTGCGGCACAACAATGGCTTCGAGACGTGCTACCTGCACCTGTCGCGCTTCGGCCAGGGCGTGCGCGCGGGCGCCCGGGTGAGCCAGAAGCAGGTCATCGCCCTGTCAGGCAACACGGGCCGCAGCACCGGCCCCCACCTGCACTACGCCCTCAAGCGCAGCGGCCACTACGTCAACCCGCTCAACCAGAACTTCCCTCGCACCGAGCCGCTCCCCAAGGGCCTGCTCGCGGACTTCCGCGCGAAGGTGGCCCCCCTGGCGCAGCAGCTCGACGCCGTCTCCGTGGCCCAAGCCAGCGCCGGGAACTGA
- a CDS encoding TIGR02265 family protein, protein MPSDKNDLAQRIAICKPGDTVRGFLFKAVYGLVEQRVGSSGTDRMLVQLRINKMPVDFFSYPAADFLRMLYTAVDMLEPYYDSVEEATRACGGATVTGFFNSYVGNTLMKLVGLGDPKRVFASVDTIYSTLVSYGKRTSEELGPTSLRLHYRGDMQPIAFHEGALREALKVLRGNGTARGTAMALDYGQYVLEWH, encoded by the coding sequence ATGCCGAGTGACAAGAACGACCTCGCGCAACGTATCGCCATCTGCAAGCCCGGGGACACCGTGCGCGGATTCTTGTTCAAGGCCGTTTATGGCTTGGTGGAACAGCGCGTGGGTTCCTCGGGAACGGATCGCATGTTGGTGCAGTTGCGCATCAACAAGATGCCGGTCGACTTCTTCTCCTACCCAGCGGCGGACTTCCTGCGGATGCTTTACACGGCCGTGGACATGCTGGAACCCTACTATGACTCGGTTGAGGAGGCGACCCGGGCGTGTGGCGGGGCCACGGTGACGGGCTTCTTCAACTCCTATGTCGGCAACACCCTCATGAAGCTGGTGGGGCTGGGAGACCCCAAGCGCGTCTTCGCCTCCGTGGACACCATCTACTCGACGCTGGTGAGCTACGGGAAGCGGACGTCAGAGGAACTGGGGCCCACGAGCTTGCGGTTGCACTACCGTGGCGACATGCAGCCCATCGCCTTCCACGAGGGCGCCCTGCGTGAGGCGCTCAAGGTGCTGCGGGGCAACGGCACCGCGAGAGGGACGGCCATGGCCCTGGATTACGGGCAGTACGTGCTCGAGTGGCATTGA
- a CDS encoding SpoVR family protein: MPKSLTPPLAKLNQEIEGHAREFGLDFFETIFEVVSYDELNMVAAYGGFPTRYPHWRWGMEYEQLSKGYEYGLSKIYELVINNDPCYAYLLESNSDVDQKLVMAHVYGHCDFFKNNFSFRHTNRRMIDDMANHATRVRRWIDKIGVEKVEDFIDRALSLENLIDQHAPHIRRNPDPQRAEDELKSNERVEGFKVNREYMRGFINPSEFLDSQRKKVEEEKAKTKKFPERPQRDVLAFLLEHAPLEPWESDILSIIRDEAYYFAPQGQTKIMNEGWASYWHSTIMTRRALKDDEVIDYADRHSGTMGTRPGALNPYKLGIELWRDIEERWNKGRFGKEWDECDDLRARRSWDKKLNQGREKIFEVRKHYNDITFIDTFLTAEFAIDQKLFVYGFNDKRNSWEILDREFRKVKNKLLQQLTNFGQPIIEVVDGNHDNRGELLMAHKHDGQDLKGDYARETLRNVQSLWRRPACIITRYDNKGVLLRFDGQNHTEKKIDL; the protein is encoded by the coding sequence ATGCCCAAGAGCCTCACCCCGCCGCTGGCCAAACTGAACCAGGAGATCGAGGGCCATGCCCGGGAGTTCGGCCTCGACTTCTTCGAGACCATCTTCGAGGTCGTCAGCTACGACGAGCTCAACATGGTGGCCGCCTACGGCGGCTTCCCCACGCGCTACCCGCACTGGCGCTGGGGCATGGAGTACGAGCAGCTGTCCAAGGGGTACGAGTACGGACTGAGCAAGATCTACGAGCTCGTCATCAACAACGACCCCTGCTACGCCTACCTCCTGGAGAGCAACTCGGACGTGGACCAGAAGCTGGTCATGGCGCACGTCTACGGGCACTGCGACTTCTTCAAGAACAACTTCTCCTTCCGCCACACCAACCGCCGGATGATCGACGACATGGCCAACCACGCCACGCGCGTGCGCCGGTGGATCGACAAGATTGGCGTGGAGAAGGTGGAGGACTTCATCGACCGGGCGCTGTCGCTGGAGAACCTCATCGATCAGCACGCGCCCCACATCCGCCGCAATCCGGACCCCCAGCGCGCCGAGGACGAGCTCAAGAGCAACGAGCGCGTGGAGGGCTTCAAGGTGAACCGCGAGTACATGCGCGGCTTCATCAACCCCTCCGAGTTCCTCGACAGCCAGCGCAAGAAGGTGGAGGAGGAGAAGGCGAAGACGAAGAAGTTCCCCGAGCGCCCCCAGCGCGACGTGCTCGCCTTCCTGCTGGAGCACGCCCCGCTCGAGCCGTGGGAGTCGGACATCCTCTCCATCATCCGCGACGAGGCCTACTACTTCGCGCCCCAGGGCCAGACGAAGATCATGAACGAGGGCTGGGCCAGCTACTGGCACTCCACCATCATGACCCGGCGCGCGCTCAAGGACGACGAGGTCATCGACTACGCGGACCGGCACTCGGGCACCATGGGCACCCGGCCCGGCGCGCTCAACCCGTACAAGCTCGGCATCGAGCTGTGGCGCGACATCGAGGAGCGCTGGAACAAGGGCCGCTTCGGCAAGGAGTGGGACGAGTGCGATGATCTGCGCGCGCGCCGCTCCTGGGACAAGAAGCTCAACCAGGGCCGCGAGAAGATCTTCGAGGTGCGCAAGCACTACAACGACATCACCTTCATCGACACCTTCCTCACCGCCGAGTTCGCCATCGACCAGAAGCTCTTCGTCTATGGCTTCAACGACAAGCGCAACTCCTGGGAGATCCTCGACCGGGAGTTCCGCAAGGTGAAGAACAAGCTCCTGCAGCAGCTCACCAACTTCGGCCAGCCCATCATCGAAGTGGTCGACGGCAACCACGACAACCGCGGCGAGCTGCTCATGGCGCACAAACACGACGGGCAGGATCTCAAGGGCGACTACGCGCGCGAGACGCTGCGCAACGTGCAGTCCTTGTGGCGCCGCCCCGCGTGCATCATCACCCGCTACGACAACAAGGGCGTGCTGCTGCGCTTCGACGGGCAGAACCACACCGAGAAGAAGATCGATCTCTGA